A window of Citrus sinensis cultivar Valencia sweet orange chromosome 7, DVS_A1.0, whole genome shotgun sequence contains these coding sequences:
- the LOC102617120 gene encoding protein kinase STUNTED isoform X1: MRLVGDCTYGEGGGQGKVVVVGVKFDGESRELLTWALVKVAQPGDCIIALHVLDTITESTGSLLSLVKTFDSMLSVYEGFCNLKQVDLKLKVCRGTSVKKIIVKEAKSYGEAKVIVGISKTHRTIRSSVSVAKYCARKLSKNFGVFAVENGKIVFQREGTHNLQDDNVKVTVDDADDVPGECTNCDSRTQSCEELARDETVVDNSLALVPVQSDNSLVVRESPRSKQDGWPFLRRVLLPKHQDPEKTSAKKTSLIQWVLRLPSRYTSAVVYPDHKQNHSADTSEDNRSNLDGESGAIVSVEHDSACPPLSPYNELPKELEGLQERYSSTCRLFSYQELLSATSNFLPEYLVGKGGHSHVYRGCLPDGKELAVKILKPSEDVLKEFASEIEIITALHHRNIISLFGFCFEDNNLLLVYDFLSRGSLEENLHGNKKDGNAFGWTERYKVAVGVAEALDYLHNSCEQPVIHKDVKSSNILLSDDFEPQLSDFGLASWLSTSSSHLTCTDVAGTFGYLAPEYFMHGKVSEKIDVYAFGIVLLELLSGKKPINSENPKGQESLVMWAKPILKDGKVSQLLDPSLDTDYDNDQIERMVLAATLSISRAPAVRPQINLVLKLLQGDEEATNWAKEQVSASEELDSIDGEASPTNIQSHLNLALLDLDDDSVSAGSTQQIISVEDYLQGRWSRTSSFD, translated from the exons ATGAGATTGGTCGGTGACTGTACGTACGGTGAAGGTGGCGGTCAGGGGAAGGTTGTGGTGGTGGGAGTGAAGTTCGATGGGGAGAGTAGGGAGTTGCTGACGTGGGCGCTGGTGAAGGTCGCACAGCCCGGTGACTGTATCATTGCTCTTCATGTTCTCGACACCATTACTG AGAGCACTGGTTCGCTCCTGTCTTTAGTCAAGACTTTTGATTCTATGCTTTCTGTTTACGAAGGTTTCTGCAATCTCAAACAG GTTGATTTGAAGCTGAAAGTGTGTAGAGGGACATCAGTGAAGAAAATCATTGTGAAGGAAGCGAAGTCATACGGTGAAGCTAAAGTAATTGTGGGTATTTCTAAGACTCATCGCACAATCCGTTCATCAGTCTCTGTTGCCAAGTATTGTGCAAGAAAATTGTCCAAAAATTTCGGAGTTTTTGCTGTTGAAAATGGCAAAATTGTTTTCCAGAGAGAAGGAACACATAATTTGCAAG ACGATAATGTGAAAGTGACGGTTGATGATGCAGATGATGTTCCAGGAGAATGTACTAATTGTGATTCTAGAACGCAATCGTGTGAAGAGTTAGCTCGGGATGAGACTGTAGTAGACAATTCATTAGCGTTGGTTCCAGTTCAAAGTGATAATTCCCTTGTTGTTCGAGAATCACCGAGGTCAAAACAGGATGGTTGGCCGTTCCTTCGGAGGGTGCTCTTACCCAAGCATCAAGACCCGGAGAAAACTTCTGCGAAGAAGACATCTTTGATTCAGTGGGTGCTGAGATTACCAAGCCGGTATACTTCTGCTGTTGTGTATCCAGATCATAAACAGAATCATTCTGCTGACACCAGTGAGGATAATCGTTCTAACTTGGATGGAGAGAGCGGTGCTATTGTTTCTGTTGAGCATGACTCTGCTTGCCCTCCTCTTTCCCCTTACAATGAACTTCCTAAAGAGTTGGAGGGTTTACAGGAGAGGTACTCATCAACATGTAGATTGTTCAGCTACCAGGAACTTCTTTCGGCAACATCTAATTTCCTGCCTG AATATTTGGTCGGTAAAGGTGGTCATAGTCATGTTTATAGAGGCTGTCTTCCAGATGGCAAGGAACTTGCTGTGAAAATCTTGAAGCCATCAGAGGATGTGTTGAAGGAATTTGCTTCAGAGATTGAGATCATTACAGCATTGCACCACAGGAACATAATCTCCTTATTTGGATTCTGTTTCGAGGACAATAACTTACTCTTAGTCTATGACTTTTTATCAAGAGGAAGCCTAGAAGAAAATTTGCATG GCAATAAGAAGGACGGGAATGCATTTGGTTGGACAGAGAGATATAAGGTGGCTGTGGGTGTAGCTGAGGCACTGGACTATCTGCACAATAGCTGTGAACAACCAGTGATCCACAAGGATGTAAAATCTTCGAACATTCTTCTGTCAGATGATTTTGAACCGCAG CTGTCAGATTTTGGACTCGCTAGCTGGTTATCAACTTCCTCATCCCATTTAACCTGTACTGATGTTGCGGGAACCTTTGG TTACTTAGCTCCAGAATATTTCATGCACGGCAAAGTGAGTGAGAAAATTGATGTGTATGCATTTGGTATTGTACTGCTAGAGCTTCTTTCTGGTAAAAAGCCTATTAACAGTGAAAATCCAAAGGGTCAGGAGAGCCTTGTTATGTGG GCAAAGCCGATTTTGAAAGATGGCAAGGTTTCTCAACTGCTAGATCCAAGTTTAGACACTGATTATGATAATGATCAGATTGAGAGAATGGTTTTAGCTGCAACACTTAGCATCAGTCGAGCACCCGCAGTTCGTCCTCAGATAAACCTT GTTTTGAAGCTCCTTCAAGGTGATGAGGAAGCAACAAACTGGGCGAAGGAACAAGTCAGTGCATCAGAGGAACTCGATAGCATTGATGGGGAAGCATCCCCTACTAATATCCAGTCTCATCTTAATCTTGCATTGCTAGATTTGGATGACGATTCAGTTTCTGCTGGCAGTACCCAGCAAATCATCTCAGTAGAAGATTATTTACAAGGGAGATGGAGTCGCACATCAAGCTTTGACTAA
- the LOC102617120 gene encoding protein kinase STUNTED isoform X2, whose amino-acid sequence MRLVGDCTYGEGGGQGKVVVVGVKFDGESRELLTWALVKVAQPGDCIIALHVLDTITESTGSLLSLVKTFDSMLSVYEGFCNLKQVDLKLKVCRGTSVKKIIVKEAKSYGEAKVIVGISKTHRTIRSSVSVAKYCARKLSKNFGVFAVENGKIVFQREGTHNLQDDVPGECTNCDSRTQSCEELARDETVVDNSLALVPVQSDNSLVVRESPRSKQDGWPFLRRVLLPKHQDPEKTSAKKTSLIQWVLRLPSRYTSAVVYPDHKQNHSADTSEDNRSNLDGESGAIVSVEHDSACPPLSPYNELPKELEGLQERYSSTCRLFSYQELLSATSNFLPEYLVGKGGHSHVYRGCLPDGKELAVKILKPSEDVLKEFASEIEIITALHHRNIISLFGFCFEDNNLLLVYDFLSRGSLEENLHGNKKDGNAFGWTERYKVAVGVAEALDYLHNSCEQPVIHKDVKSSNILLSDDFEPQLSDFGLASWLSTSSSHLTCTDVAGTFGYLAPEYFMHGKVSEKIDVYAFGIVLLELLSGKKPINSENPKGQESLVMWAKPILKDGKVSQLLDPSLDTDYDNDQIERMVLAATLSISRAPAVRPQINLVLKLLQGDEEATNWAKEQVSASEELDSIDGEASPTNIQSHLNLALLDLDDDSVSAGSTQQIISVEDYLQGRWSRTSSFD is encoded by the exons ATGAGATTGGTCGGTGACTGTACGTACGGTGAAGGTGGCGGTCAGGGGAAGGTTGTGGTGGTGGGAGTGAAGTTCGATGGGGAGAGTAGGGAGTTGCTGACGTGGGCGCTGGTGAAGGTCGCACAGCCCGGTGACTGTATCATTGCTCTTCATGTTCTCGACACCATTACTG AGAGCACTGGTTCGCTCCTGTCTTTAGTCAAGACTTTTGATTCTATGCTTTCTGTTTACGAAGGTTTCTGCAATCTCAAACAG GTTGATTTGAAGCTGAAAGTGTGTAGAGGGACATCAGTGAAGAAAATCATTGTGAAGGAAGCGAAGTCATACGGTGAAGCTAAAGTAATTGTGGGTATTTCTAAGACTCATCGCACAATCCGTTCATCAGTCTCTGTTGCCAAGTATTGTGCAAGAAAATTGTCCAAAAATTTCGGAGTTTTTGCTGTTGAAAATGGCAAAATTGTTTTCCAGAGAGAAGGAACACATAATTTGCAAG ATGATGTTCCAGGAGAATGTACTAATTGTGATTCTAGAACGCAATCGTGTGAAGAGTTAGCTCGGGATGAGACTGTAGTAGACAATTCATTAGCGTTGGTTCCAGTTCAAAGTGATAATTCCCTTGTTGTTCGAGAATCACCGAGGTCAAAACAGGATGGTTGGCCGTTCCTTCGGAGGGTGCTCTTACCCAAGCATCAAGACCCGGAGAAAACTTCTGCGAAGAAGACATCTTTGATTCAGTGGGTGCTGAGATTACCAAGCCGGTATACTTCTGCTGTTGTGTATCCAGATCATAAACAGAATCATTCTGCTGACACCAGTGAGGATAATCGTTCTAACTTGGATGGAGAGAGCGGTGCTATTGTTTCTGTTGAGCATGACTCTGCTTGCCCTCCTCTTTCCCCTTACAATGAACTTCCTAAAGAGTTGGAGGGTTTACAGGAGAGGTACTCATCAACATGTAGATTGTTCAGCTACCAGGAACTTCTTTCGGCAACATCTAATTTCCTGCCTG AATATTTGGTCGGTAAAGGTGGTCATAGTCATGTTTATAGAGGCTGTCTTCCAGATGGCAAGGAACTTGCTGTGAAAATCTTGAAGCCATCAGAGGATGTGTTGAAGGAATTTGCTTCAGAGATTGAGATCATTACAGCATTGCACCACAGGAACATAATCTCCTTATTTGGATTCTGTTTCGAGGACAATAACTTACTCTTAGTCTATGACTTTTTATCAAGAGGAAGCCTAGAAGAAAATTTGCATG GCAATAAGAAGGACGGGAATGCATTTGGTTGGACAGAGAGATATAAGGTGGCTGTGGGTGTAGCTGAGGCACTGGACTATCTGCACAATAGCTGTGAACAACCAGTGATCCACAAGGATGTAAAATCTTCGAACATTCTTCTGTCAGATGATTTTGAACCGCAG CTGTCAGATTTTGGACTCGCTAGCTGGTTATCAACTTCCTCATCCCATTTAACCTGTACTGATGTTGCGGGAACCTTTGG TTACTTAGCTCCAGAATATTTCATGCACGGCAAAGTGAGTGAGAAAATTGATGTGTATGCATTTGGTATTGTACTGCTAGAGCTTCTTTCTGGTAAAAAGCCTATTAACAGTGAAAATCCAAAGGGTCAGGAGAGCCTTGTTATGTGG GCAAAGCCGATTTTGAAAGATGGCAAGGTTTCTCAACTGCTAGATCCAAGTTTAGACACTGATTATGATAATGATCAGATTGAGAGAATGGTTTTAGCTGCAACACTTAGCATCAGTCGAGCACCCGCAGTTCGTCCTCAGATAAACCTT GTTTTGAAGCTCCTTCAAGGTGATGAGGAAGCAACAAACTGGGCGAAGGAACAAGTCAGTGCATCAGAGGAACTCGATAGCATTGATGGGGAAGCATCCCCTACTAATATCCAGTCTCATCTTAATCTTGCATTGCTAGATTTGGATGACGATTCAGTTTCTGCTGGCAGTACCCAGCAAATCATCTCAGTAGAAGATTATTTACAAGGGAGATGGAGTCGCACATCAAGCTTTGACTAA